DNA sequence from the Actinacidiphila yeochonensis CN732 genome:
CGCTCAGTTTTCCGCCTTCGTGAGCGGCGAACACCTCGGCTTCCGTCGCAGGACTGTTGACCCCGACAGCTGTCATGGTGAAATCCCTCTTCTCGGCAGTCGGCGCAACGTTATCCGAGCGCGGCGCCTTGCCGCACTACTCGCCCGGGTAGTCCGCTCGCTCGCCTTTTCTACCCGGACGGGTAGTGGTTTTCCCGAAGGGACAGGAACATCATGGCCAACTACCGTTCCCCAGGGTGGAACCGCCAGGAGCCGCACGGAAAGAGAGCGTCGACATGGCCACACTGATCGTCAGCAACCAGCGCACCGAGGAAATGGTGGGTGACCTCGAACTGCTGGACCCGGAATACCGTCTTTATGTCGGGAACCAGGCGCAGCGAATGGCCTGGTGCCTGTCGGAAGGCGATGTGCTCGTCCTCCCCGTTCCGGTCCCCGAGGAATACCTGCGTTATGTGACCGCCGCGCTGGGAATCCCCCGGGAGTCGGTCCAGGTGCTGGTGCCGCCCACCGGCCGGCTGGGCGAGGGCGTGCTCTCCCGGGACCGGCTCACCGACGCGGGCTTCCTCACCGCGCTGCGCACGGCCGTACAGGCGCACGGTGTCGACGACGTGCTGCCCTTCCACTTCGACGGCTCCGTGGCCGAACTGACCCGCACCCTCGGCCTGGACAAGGCGGTCCCCGGCTACGGCTTCCTCGACCAGAGCGGTGGCCGGCTGCTGAACAGCAAGAGCACCTTCCGCGCCCTGGCCGGCGGGACCGGTGCGCCCGTTCCGTTCGGCGGGGTGTTCTCCGCGCAGGAGGAAGCGGAGTCGTTCCTCTGGGAACGTCTGCTGTCCCAGGGACAACCCGCCATCCTCAAGCAGGACTTCCACGTCGCCGGGTTCGGCAACGAGATCGTCGCCCCGTACGCCGGTGTCGACCCGCTCGGCGCCCAGCGCGCCGTGGTGGCCGCGAGCCGCGCGGACCTCGGCGCGTACCTGACGGAGCGCTGGCCCTGGCTCACCGACGGCGGGCGCCACCACGTGGTGATCGAGCAGTACGTTCCGGAATCCGCACCGATCTACGCCGAGGTCCGGATCGAGGAACACGGCGTGGAGTTCACCGGCCACGGCGAGATGCGGATGAAGCCCGTCCTCAACGGACTCGTCGTGCCCGCCCCGTCCGCGGCACTGCCCGCGTTCCCCGGCTTCCTGGAAGCCGTACAACGGCTGTGCGAGCCGATCCACGCGATGGGCTACCGGGGCATCGTCAGCATCGACGCCATCGTCACCCCCGACCGGAACATCCTCGTCAACGAGTTCAACTGCCGCACCGGAGGCTCCACCCACATCCACCGGATCGGCGAACGCGTCGTAGGGCAGGACTACTTCGAGCAGCGCGTCCTGGTCGAACTGCGCCGCTGCACCTTCCCGCCCTTCGCCACCACCGTCCGGGCCCTGTCCGAACACGGCCTGGCCTACGACGACGGCATCCGCACCGGCGTCCTCATCACGGTGGACGACAACAGCCCCTCGGGCGGCTTCGGCGAGTACTGCGTGGTGGCACGCGACGCCGAGCAGGCCCGTGGACTGGAGCAGGCCGTCGCCGAGCTGCTCGCGCCCCTCTGTGCCGAGGACTGACCGTGCCGTCCGCCACCAAGAACGGCTACCGGGACCTGATGACCCGCGACTTCCTGCTGTGGGTCGTGATCTCGCTGGCCAGCAAGGCCCCGGTCGCCATGGCACCGCTGGCCCTGGTGTTCCTCAGCCGGGAGCGCCCCGGGGGGTACACGCTGGGCGCCACCCTCGCCTCCGTGTACGTCCTGGGGGAGGTCGTCGGCGCCCCCCTGCTCGGCACCCGGCTGGCCCGCGGCCGTATGCGGGGCCAACTGTCCGGCGGGCTGATGGCGGGCGCGCTCGCCTTCGGCGCCCTGCCCCTCGCGCACACGGCGCCGGCGCCCGTACTGAGTGTCCTCGCCTTCCTGGCCGGTGCCGCACCGGCCGCCTGCCCCGGCGGCATCCGCTCCGCGCTGACCCGCATGGTCGCCGACGACATGGTGCCGCGTGCGCTGAGCGCCGAGGCCACCCTCACCCAGATCGTCTGGGCGGCGGCACCCGGCACGGTGGTCCTTCTGGCTCTCCAGGTCGACCCCAGGGCCCCGCTGCTGCTGGGCGCGCTGCTCGCCGCCACCGGCTCGCTCCTGCTCCTCCGGCTCCCGGAGCCGCAGCCCCGGAAGCCCGCCGACCACGCGGCGGCGCCCACAGCACGCACCCTGCTGTCCGGCTGGCCCGTCTACCTCACCAGCGCCGCCGCCATGGCCATGCTGGCGACCGCGGAACTCGTCCTTCCGGCACTCCTGGAGAACCGTGACCTCTCCGTCAGCTGGTCGGGCCCGCTGCTCGCGGGCTTCGCGCTGGCCAGCGCGGCGGGCGCGTTCTGCTACGGCCTGCGGACCTGGCCCGGTCCGGTACGGACCCAGAGCCTGGTGTTCCTGGTCGTCACCGCCACGTTCGTCAGCCTGATCACACTGCTGCCGGGCCTGCCGGGCATCGCCGCCGCACTGCTCCTGGCGGGCGTCTTCCAGTCCGGCGTGATGGTCACCCGCAACCTCAGCCTGCGCGAACGCCTCCCCGAGCCCGCGCACGCCGCCGCGTACTCCGTGATGTACGCCGTGCAGGGACTGGGCTACAGCCTCACCGCGTCCCTGACCGCGGTGGCCCTGGACCTGGCGACCCCGTCGACGGCGATCCTCGGCGGTGTCGCCATCACCCTCGTCATCACCGCCGTCAGCGCGATCGCCGAACGCGGCTCGGCACCCCGGCCCACCGCCGAGCAGCGCACGCTCGCCGACGCCGATCTCGGGCCCTGAGAACGCGATGGGCGTGCGCCGCCAGGCCGGGGCAGGGGAGGCCCGGATCGGGGCGGGAACGGGGCGGCAACCAACCTTTCGGACTCTGGCCTGACGGGATCTCACCCACGAGCGCCTTTGATCCCTACCATGGTGGTACTGCCGGGTCCGGGAGATGGGGGGCGCATGCGCGAACGGCCATGCTATGCGCGGATCTCAGCGAAGAGCCCTCCCAGGCTGCGGTGTTCGGCCCCGCGGGCCGGACGGCGGGACACATCACCGGCCGTCTGCCCCGCGCGCGGGGGAGTGGACGGCGGCCGCCGCGGCGCCCCCGGAGACGGCCCGCCGGTGCTCCGACCGGTACCGTCGCGGTGGTCGGTCCGTCGTGACGGAGGCCGCGGCCGAGGCGGCCGCGGCGAAGGGGTCGGCCGGCGGCGGGAACCGGCCACCCCCGGGCGGGAGCGGGGATGACCGGGGTGCTGCGGAGGGCACGTGAGGCGCTGTCGGGCCCGCTCCTGCTGGTCGTGGCGCTCACCGCCGTGCTCGCGGGCTTCCTGGTGGGCCACCTCGTGTCCACCGACCGGGTAGTGCAGGCCGGTTGGTACCTGCCCGCCTCCGGGCTGCTGCTGGCGGCCGGCCTGTACGGCAGCACCCACGAGATCGACCCGCGCTCGGTGCGCGCGGACCTGCGCACCGCCCTGTTCGTGGTCACGGTCGGCGTCCTGGCCAAGGCGGCCGTCATCGCCGCCGTCATGATGCTGGCCTTCCGCAAGCCGGAGTACCTCGTGCTCGGCATCACCGTCGCGCAGATCGACCCGCTGTCGGTCGCGGCGATGCGCGACAACTCCCGGATGTCCCAGCGGGCGAAGTCGCTGCTGGCGGTCTGGGCCGCGTTCGACGACCCGATGACGGTGCTGCTCTCCCTCT
Encoded proteins:
- a CDS encoding MFS transporter; amino-acid sequence: MPSATKNGYRDLMTRDFLLWVVISLASKAPVAMAPLALVFLSRERPGGYTLGATLASVYVLGEVVGAPLLGTRLARGRMRGQLSGGLMAGALAFGALPLAHTAPAPVLSVLAFLAGAAPAACPGGIRSALTRMVADDMVPRALSAEATLTQIVWAAAPGTVVLLALQVDPRAPLLLGALLAATGSLLLLRLPEPQPRKPADHAAAPTARTLLSGWPVYLTSAAAMAMLATAELVLPALLENRDLSVSWSGPLLAGFALASAAGAFCYGLRTWPGPVRTQSLVFLVVTATFVSLITLLPGLPGIAAALLLAGVFQSGVMVTRNLSLRERLPEPAHAAAYSVMYAVQGLGYSLTASLTAVALDLATPSTAILGGVAITLVITAVSAIAERGSAPRPTAEQRTLADADLGP
- a CDS encoding preATP grasp domain-containing protein, which translates into the protein MATLIVSNQRTEEMVGDLELLDPEYRLYVGNQAQRMAWCLSEGDVLVLPVPVPEEYLRYVTAALGIPRESVQVLVPPTGRLGEGVLSRDRLTDAGFLTALRTAVQAHGVDDVLPFHFDGSVAELTRTLGLDKAVPGYGFLDQSGGRLLNSKSTFRALAGGTGAPVPFGGVFSAQEEAESFLWERLLSQGQPAILKQDFHVAGFGNEIVAPYAGVDPLGAQRAVVAASRADLGAYLTERWPWLTDGGRHHVVIEQYVPESAPIYAEVRIEEHGVEFTGHGEMRMKPVLNGLVVPAPSAALPAFPGFLEAVQRLCEPIHAMGYRGIVSIDAIVTPDRNILVNEFNCRTGGSTHIHRIGERVVGQDYFEQRVLVELRRCTFPPFATTVRALSEHGLAYDDGIRTGVLITVDDNSPSGGFGEYCVVARDAEQARGLEQAVAELLAPLCAED